The Primulina huaijiensis isolate GDHJ02 chromosome 6, ASM1229523v2, whole genome shotgun sequence genomic sequence CCATTGCCGGTGTATTCCGGCGAGTTCTCGGCAGCCTTCAAATCTACATTTGAGATGAGCAGAAGAGAATGACAAGCGATCGACGTGCTCTCATTCGCAATGTCACCTTCGTGCTCCGAGTGCTTCTCTGATCTTCTCTGCGGCGAGGATTCCGACATTATTTTCTCCGAATATGGAGATGAATCGCCGGGATCCTCATCGGAACTCAAATCCAGGCTGCCGGAAACCGAGGAATCTATCGCCGGGATGTTAGAAAACGAGAGAGGTCTCACTGAAATCAACGTCCATCAATCAGTCGATGCCTCTGTTAGAGCGGAATCCGTTGCGTGGATCCTAAAGGTATATTTCTATTTTCCGATTCCGAATCCATCGTGTTCCGGTATCCTGCTCATTCCTTGGGTGTCACTTTCACACTCGATCACTATCATATCCGGGAGGCCCACTTTAGCATGGCTGGGATGCTATTGCTAGCATGTGCCACTGGGTGAGATACATACGGTCGATGCCCCCGGCAGAGTATCGCGATGAAACAAGTTATCAGAAGCGTATAATAGACTTGTGCGCCGTTTATGGTTGAGATAGAGTTGACTGATTAATATCTTACTTGTGCAAGCAGGTGCAGCGATATTATGGATTTCAGCCATTAACGGCGTATCTCTCCGTCAACTACTTCGATCGTTTTCTTCGCTCCCATAAGTTGCCGGTAAGATTCTCCACGTCTTAACATTTAATCGAGTTTTTTGCATTGATTTCTCTCGAAATATTTCGCTCGATTAGAGAAATTaatgtcaaataaattaaatacagaATGCAAACTTCCTGTACTTTATCATCACAAGGATGTAACTGCACTATTCGATACCATggaattttaaagttttatttaGGTTTCATGTAGTGAAGTGAGAAAATGTATACATATTAATTTCTTTAATAATTTACAAGTGCATCCCACCAAATTATAGCGTACGTACTAATTGGTAAGAAACTTTATCATATTCAACAATTGTAAATTAATTTTCAGTTTGTGTATATATGAACTCAgtttgtatttaattaaatatgcaATGAACATTTAAGTATCACACTTATTTATGGAATACATATAATAAATGGAGTTTCTGTTAATTAATAGAAAATTAGATAGAGACTCGTATCCTTTTCACCTTTTCTTGTTTTATGATCAtactattaataattaaattatttcaactTATTCAATCTAATAGTTTCATAGATATGTATACACACATCTGTTGGTGAGGATCTGGTATCATGCACAATGATCCAATGGTTTTACGGTATTGTGCACAGTTGAGAATCCAAAGTGAAACATGATATATACTTGTGAAATAAAGTAATTTTGATGGGTTTTAAGTTGTTCTCATGATTAAAGTCATAAATGAGAAGTTGTCCGTATAATTTCTGTCAAAGTAGAAATACTCCGATGGAAGATAGAATAAGTCAAAAGGCCTGATAGTCTCTTTTTAACGATTTGGCAACCTCGGACGACGCCTCATTGAGTGGGCATTATTGTGAAGTTATAATATCTAATCTGTTTTGTTTTATTGTCGTAATTgtcttttttaaatatttagcacgtatattaattaaataattgcagATATTGAATGGATGGCCACTGCAATTATTGTCCATGGCTTGTTTGTCATTAGCAGCTAAGATGGAGGAGCCTCTGGTTCCTTCTCTTTTGGATCTTCaggtaaaattttatttaattgcttgtttctcaataatattatcatttaaCAATGGGAcgactcaaaatttaatttatgtgtgaaaatattatgattaatAGGTTGAAGGAGCGAAGTTTATTTTTGAATCAAGAAATGTCCAAAGAATGGAGCTTCTCGTGCTGAGGGTCTTGGATTGGAGACTTCGAGCCATTTCTCCATTTTGCTATCTCAGCTTTTTTGCACTCAAAATTGACCCAGCTGGAACATACATTGGGTTCCTAGTATCGAGGGCCAAAGAAATTATTCTGTGTTATATTCAAGGTACTCGATTacaaaaataaagcaaaagtATTTTTATATCTTCTTTTACATTACAAGCACATGCATCTCTGACTGCAAATACAGACAGCAACCTCAAATATCAGGACTATAAAAATGTTACATATAATATTTGGAAAATATTGTAAACCACACTGCATCAAATTTTTTGTTACTATAAACAGTCTACAGACAACAACTAAAGCTGATTTTGACttgaaatattcattttttgatGAATTACCAGAGGCCAGCTTCCTTGAGTATAGGCCATCATGTATTGCTGCTGCAGCGATTCTTTGTGTGGCAAATGATCTGCCCGATTTCTCTTTAATCACTGCGCAGCGAGCCAAGTCATGGTATGATGGACTTGACAAAGTAAGCCACTTAAATGAAGGGGTTTTT encodes the following:
- the LOC140979565 gene encoding cyclin-D1-1-like, with protein sequence MSPSCSECFSDLLCGEDSDIIFSEYGDESPGSSSELKSRLPETEESIAGMLENERGLTEINVHQSVDASVRAESVAWILKVQRYYGFQPLTAYLSVNYFDRFLRSHKLPILNGWPLQLLSMACLSLAAKMEEPLVPSLLDLQVEGAKFIFESRNVQRMELLVLRVLDWRLRAISPFCYLSFFALKIDPAGTYIGFLVSRAKEIILCYIQEASFLEYRPSCIAAAAILCVANDLPDFSLITAQRAKSWYDGLDKENITSCYQSMRRIVSNKPKKKPKVLPRFRVTTCSSTTSCNSSSFSLSRKRRKLSKNSWKDENEGET